The Colias croceus chromosome 3, ilColCroc2.1 genome includes a region encoding these proteins:
- the LOC123706029 gene encoding uncharacterized protein LOC123706029 — MGKIAFLALVVLVIGAQNEVSCVEKRDADLSPQYEDDPFWGSRGKRAANADQQYEEMPFWASRGKREDSADQQYEEMPFWASRGKREDSADQQYEEMPFWASRGKREDSADQQYEEMPFWASRGKREDSADQQYEEMPFWASRGKRAANAEPQYEDDPFWASRGKRGFKKTIKKIIKGLVKHGKREANNEVSCVEKRDADLSPQYEDDPFWGSRGKRAANPDQITYYDEPFGENRRKRAANAEPEYKDDAFWASRGKRAANPDQIYYYDGNSDHRKQRAAKAEPQYEANPYWAFFVDTDENTMGKIALLALVVLVIGAQNEVSCVEKRDADLSAQYEDDPFWGSRGKRAANPDQITYYDEPYGRNRRKRAANAEPEYLDDPFWASRGKRAAKPDQRNLDHRRQRAAKAEPQYTIDPFFIRREKQYENNV; from the exons ATGGGCAAAATTGCATTTTTGGCGTTAGTGGTTCTAGTAATTGGTGCCCAGAATGAAGTATCTTGTGTTGAGAAGCGAGATGCTGATTTAAGCCCACAATATGAGGATGATCCTTTTTGGGGTAGTCGAGGAAAACGCGCAGCTAACGCAGACCAACAATATGAAGAAATGCCGTTCTGGGCTAGCCGTGGAAAGCGAGAAGACAGCGCAGACCAACAATATGAAGAAATGCCGTTCTGGGCTAGCCGTGGAAAGCGAGAAGACAGCGCAGACCAACAATATGAAGAAATGCCGTTCTGGGCTAGCCGTGGAAAGCGAGAAGACAGCGCAGACCAACAATATGAAGAAATGCCGTTCTGGGCTAGCCGTGGAAAGCGAGAAGACAGCGCAGACCAACAATATGAAGAAATGCCGTTCTGGGCTAGCCGTGGAAAACGCGCAGCTAACGCAGAACCACAATATGAAGATGACCCTTTCTGGGCTAGCCGTGGAAAACGCGGATTTAAAaagactataaaaaaaattattaagggCTTGGTTAAACATGGAAAACGCGAAGCTAAC AATGAAGTATCTTGTGTTGAGAAGCGAGATGCTGATTTAAGCCCACAATATGAGGATGACCCTTTTTGGGGTAGTCGTGGAAAACGAGCAGCAAACCCAGACCAAATAACTTATTATGACGAACCTTTCGGGGAAAATCGTAGGAAACGTGCAGCTAACGCTGAACCAGAATATAAAGATGACGCTTTCTGGGCTAGTCGTGGAAAACGAGCAGCTAACCCAGaccaaatatattattatgacggAAATTCGGACCATCGTAAACAACGCGCAGCTAAAGCTGAACCACAGTATGAAGCCAACCCTTACTGGGCTTTC tttgtagatACTGATGAAAACACCATGGGCAAAATTGCATTGTTGGCGTTAGTGGTTCTAGTAATTGGTGCCCAGAATGAAGTATCTTGTGTTGAGAAGCGAGATGCTGATTTAAGCGCACAATATGAGGATGACCCTTTTTGGGGTAGTCGTGGAAAACGAGCAGCTAACCCAGACCAAATAACTTATTATGACGAACCTTACGGGAGAAATCGTAGGAAACGCGCAGCTAACGCTGAACCAGAATATTTAGATGACCCTTTCTGGGCTAGTCGTGGAAAACGAGCAGCTAAACCAGATCAAAGAAATTTGGACCATCGTAGACAACGCGCAGCTAAAGCTGAACCACAGTATACAATCGACCCTTTCTTTATTAGGCGTGAAAAACAATATGAAAACaatgtataa